CTGTTTCGGGTGATTTCGGCCATTTCGGGGCGTTTCGGTCATTCCAACCGAAATCATTTAAGAACGGGTCTTACGTCTTTGACACTGAGACAACGACGAAGTTCCGGCGAAGCCTTCCTCTACATCATGGCCTTGTTTTGTTAATTTGCATCTCTTAGACCAGACGTTTTTTTAGTCTTCTCCTCTTCTCTGCTCATGAACACCAGAGACTAGACCTCTCAGTTCTGAGCATTTGACTTCTCAGTGCAGTTTCAAAACATGTgggatgtgtttttttttggggtaaactTCAATGTATTAAACTcaaaaagacaaacaaactAAGGCATCTTCCTCACAAACAGTAGCCAAACTGGCTGGAAGAGTGCCAGGTACAAAATAAAGAGAGCCTAAACAGAGAGTGCTAGGTAAACTGGCTGGATGTGTTTATTCTTTTTGAAAGTAATGTGTGGTTAGCCTTatttagcaccaaaaaaaaagaagtaatgtGTGGTTCTGAGCATTTGGCTTCTCAAGACATTGAATCATGTGATGGTTAGGTGGGATAGTTGACTTTTTACACTTGTttgaagttttttgtttttttgtttttgttttaaatttttaatataatgatTAGATAATttagatttatttgtaatgaATTGGGCTATTGTAGAATGATAAAGATAATGATGAATTGggcctaaatatatataaagaaataggatttaaattcacaatatatatatatatatatatatatatataggattttaTATgtatagcggtaaacccgaaacggtataTCGGTATTGACTGGTACCCGAAATATATTGTACTGTTGGctaaaccggtacagcctccggtacggtattgtcTTCCTTGGTTAAAATATAATAGGGACACATCATTTTCCTACggtttttttcaatttgaaggTGATTCAAGCATAGTTAATAAGGCTCTATAGACTTTAGCTTCCCCTCCATTTGTTTTCCTAGTTCCTATTATGTCAAATGTAAATGTCTctttaagggtccgtttggataggcTGTTCACAAAGGTGCGTTTTAAAAATgagcgtttttaaaacgtgcgttttgaaaacatcattttaaaaaccatagataagtgtttggtaaaaatgtgaaaatatgcgttttttatttttaaagttacatTAAACGTTTGGATATGCTGTTTTAAAAATGGCTATTTTAAGTGTAAATTCCAAAAAAGGacttaattattttgttaaggTTATTTTGTCATTATAAAGACCTCCTTCCTAAACTCTCTCTACATATCTGAATTTACACGCTCAGGCTTGAGGACTTTAATAGCTACTTCCAcgccaaaaaattatattaaaacaatACCAAATAACTCAGCTGCTTggtaaaatattaataagttgtGCAGCTGAGTTAATGGgagcatatcataaaaatgaaaaatccagCAAACTACCAAGACTCTGTAAACTATACTAATTACAAAGACTCAATTGGAAGTTTAGTAAAAGATCCCCTAGTAGAAAAGCCTAAgagttaaaagattttttttttttttttttttttttttttttttttttttgagataaaagatagaaatattTATTGAATAGAGAAAAACCACGTACAAGAGAGTGTATAAACCTTGTTCAAACACACCGAAACAGGGGAAAAAGAAGACTTCTAAACAACTTCCAAATACAtgcctaaaaaaaatatctagacAATTCCAAAGCTGAAAGAGTGTTGTCGTGTGGGTCCTCTATTACTTTCATCTGCAAAGCTAAGAAGCTTATCCATTGCTTCTTTGTGCATTGGTGAGATTGTAGTATTCCTGCAAGAATCCAATTACCCCCTCCAAAATGGATTTGGGGTGGGCTTGAACTCTCTCAGAGTATACTCTATTTCGTGCATTCCAAATCCCCCATGATACCACTGCCCACTTTTTAGATACCATTGTAATCATTATTGATTGCATTCTCCAATTTCTGCATCCTATAGCCTGATATAGATTGTCAACACCAAACTGGAAACACGTGATATACAAATGCAGCCAAAGTAAACAGAACAGCTAGAATCCCAAAGATACATGGGTTCATTCAATTAAGAGAGAAATGGACTAGACATTCAAACACTCTGTATAATTAGAACTCTTCTAgcaggaaatataaaaaataaaataaaataaaaagaagaagaaggcataATCGAAAACTGCAGCCACACCAAACATCCaaccaaaattttattctagtaCCATCAGCTACCTCAAGTTAATCATGATGCATCAAATGAGATAACAAaacttaatgattttttttttttttgattgaaacaGTCTGCATTCATTCAATTGAAAATGGAAGACAACAAAGTCCAAATACAAAGCTAGAACAGAGCTGAAACATAGAATAGCTACAAAGCTGATACAATAAAGCATTAAGTCTTATCCAGATGAATAAGGTGTTGCACCatagaaacataaaaatttttccaaaatagaaataatgaaaatacattGGCTACAACCCACAAATGGATCGAGCAATCCTATCACGAATAACCTTCATCTCCTTATCATGTATATTCTCAATGTTTGCCTGACTGCTACTACCTTCTTCACTACTATTGCTCTCTGGTTTGTCCAAGTTATGCTTATCCCATTTAAATCCCTTATCCTCCCTATCATgttttctaatataattatgCAAGACACAAGTAGCAACTATAATGTTTCTTTGGTCCTTAATGTCGTAGGATGGCATttgcttcaaaattttccatctatTCTTCCACACTCCAAAAGTTCGCTCAATCACACTTCTAAGTGATGAGTGAACATAGTTAAACCTCTCTTCTAGGTGATTTCCTCTACCAGCTCGTCGAAAATCTGCAACATGGTATCTTTGTCCCTTATAAGGTGGCAAATATCCATTCCTCAAGGGGTATCCAGCAtcaactaaataatattttcctaacaaaattaaaacatatgaGATGTGCATAAATAACATCCTTTatacatatttaatatataaatatagtataTACCTGGTGGTGGTTTTGGAAAATTGACAGATTGTCGATGGAAAGAATCTAAGAAAATGCGTGTATCATGTGCAGCACCTTCCCATCCAGCCATAACATATGTGAAGAGTAAATCAAAGTCACATGCCGCCATCACATTAAAACTTGTCACAccttttctattataatatggAGTTTTCTTGTCCCCTCCAATAACAACTTGGATATGTGTACCATCAATGGCACCAATACAGTCCTAAAATACAATACAAAGTTATTAAAGAAATAATcataacaaaaattagaagcaaATTAGAATGAATGAAATAATACCTGAAAATGTGGCATGTATAATGGATTTTGTTGTATATATGTTGGAACTTCACTAAATGTACGATCAGAAGGTTTAATGATATCCATTGACATTATGATAAGGCGTTTAAGAACCCTATGAAAATGTCTATGAATAGTCTCACCAGAATGTTGGAATCTTTCTTGAACCAATCTGTTACATGTTCCTTGTCCAAGTATCATCAAACATATACCTACTAACTCTTCAAGCCTAATGTGCCTTATGTGCCGAAGTCCATATCTATGTTGCAAATCATTGCACAATTGAAGGAAAACATGAGGCTTCATTCTAAACATCTCATGACATTTTGCTTCATTACCAATCAAACAATCCATCAACCACTTATAACCAGTTTGATCAGAATCTCTACAAGGTTGTTTATCAatgtattttatataatatgtcACTGCTACATGACATCCAGCAACAACAAGATCATATaattcatcatcatcttccacaTCATAAGAATGATCATCACTATTATCAATATAATCATTGTAATCCATATGAATGACACctaaaaaatgataacaaacacttagaaaaattactaaaaagaaattgctcaaatgaataaattcatataattattaaaaacattGTTAAAACATCTAAACAAGTTCAAACCACCCTAACAAACACATTattcaaaggaaaaaacaataaactacGAAAAACCTAACAAAGAACACAATTTCAAGCAATTATCTTATTATAAACTTTTCCAAATTCTAGTTAATTGCTAAAGTAGTGCCCCCCTAACAATCTTGCTTCATCTTGTAGAAACTGAAGCTGCAAATGCGGTTCTCCCATCACGACAAACATCTATCTTTTCTCTCGTTTTTGAAAAATACGTGCTACCATGAAGTAGAGTTCAGATCCCTTCTCAATGCCATCCAAAGTGCATACACGTTCCATGACATTACGAATAGTACTACCCGGCTCAACTGAAATAACTAAGTTCCTTGACTCCACAATATCACACATACGACTAAGTTGTTGAGTCATCTTCAATGCTGCTCCTCCTTTCTTCCCTTTGCCCTGTGTGGATGATGGCAAAGCtagcttctttcctttgtcttgtGTTGGTTGTATAGGGTTAAGTGGCTGTGTAGGGTTAGGAGTCTCAACTTCGTTaggatcatcatcatcattattatctGGAGAAGATGTGTCAGTAGACATTTCACCTAACCCCTCCTTACGTGTCTCAATATCATCAGGTAGCACACCTGAAGTGGGGGCCCATGCTAATTCTCCAGTGGCTGCAGTGTCCTTAAACATGATGTCTAATAACTCTACATTCTCCAAACCCTTCTCTCGAAATTTTGCAGCATCAGGTACCTCCTACAAGTTCAACTATTTTCGTTAATAACTcaaattagcatttttttttatatactaataCAATAGTAATACAGTGGGTCATGTCAAACATACCGTTAGCTTCCTCTCCCACCACTCATCAGTTACAGATATTGTTCCTTTGGCTGCATCCCATCCCAATCCAGATTCACTTCCTATTAACTTGTTCCAAAGTATCCATTCTTTCTTCAATCCATCCCACTTATGCTTAAACTTATCCCTAGAATATTTCTTTCCAGTATTCTTCTCAAAAGCTTCTATAATGTTATTCCAACCCTTTTTATTAAAGCAAGTACTAGGCTAATTACCCTTAAATACCTCATCCACACAAGCTTCACAAAAGATTGTTGTTTGTCTTGATGTCCAAATAGCTCTAACACTTGAGCTATTTTTGGATGGTTTAGGGTTGGGATTTGAAGTCTCCTTTATCTTAACCATCTAAAAAGAACATAGGTTTGTTAATAATGTA
This portion of the Castanea sativa cultivar Marrone di Chiusa Pesio chromosome 7, ASM4071231v1 genome encodes:
- the LOC142644255 gene encoding uncharacterized protein LOC142644255 yields the protein MAPIIRLLALILVTSAPPDVSLGSCKAGGSSGSSCISATLFSQSPRALFCFVSGLRSSSCLPEAFEKNTGKKYSRDKFKHKWDGLKKEWILWNKLIGSESGLGWDAAKGTISVTDEWWERKLTEVPDAAKFREKGLENVELLDIMFKDTAATGELAWAPTSGVLPDDIETRKEGLGEMSTDTSSPDNNDDDDPNEVETPNPTQPLNPIQPTQDKGKKLALPSSTQGKGKKGGAALKMTQQLSRMCDIVESRNLVISVEPGSTIRNVMERVCTLDGIEKGSELYFMVARVIHMDYNDYIDNSDDHSYDVEDDDELYDLVVAGCHVAVTYYIKYIDKQPCRDSDQTGYKWLMDCLIGNEAKCHEMFRMKPHVFLQLCNDLQHRYGLRHIRHIRLEELVGICLMILGQGTCNRLVQERFQHSGETIHRHFHRVLKRLIIMSMDIIKPSDRTFSEVPTYIQQNPLYMPHFQDCIGAIDGTHIQVVIGGDKKTPYYNRKGVTSFNVMAACDFDLLFTYVMAGWEGAAHDTRIFLDSFHRQSVNFPKPPPGKYYLVDAGYPLRNGYLPPYKGQRYHVADFRRAGRGNHLEERFNYVHSSLRSVIERTFGVWKNRWKILKQMPSYDIKDQRNIIVATCVLHNYIRKHDREDKGFKWDKHNLDKPESNSSEEGSSSQANIENIHDKEMKVIRDRIARSICGL